In Megalops cyprinoides isolate fMegCyp1 chromosome 25, fMegCyp1.pri, whole genome shotgun sequence, a single window of DNA contains:
- the mterf2 gene encoding transcription termination factor 2, mitochondrial: MLRVATASLCVYCRRAQSYPLASRGRCSTPGPGLEENKLTVDALYDLSVDIRKIRKLKGWVLRQSPAYVQETAALLRDLGADGAVIARVLEQHPEAVLCRPEQVRAQQELWTSVCPNNRDLVGIIEKFPASFFTVHHHGNQKANIQYFQSLRLNKRIIGKLMASAPQSFSHPVERNREVVSTLEEAYLSLGGEQANMKIWLQKLLSQNPFVLMKPPAAIRENLAFLRERGFSSTELLRLISKLRGFFSELSTDSMRDTLAYSQEVLRCSEEELRETVLKCPALLYFPVPVLADRFKGLLSAGVSMAQIRDTPTVLELTTQIVLYRIQKLRSYGYDVRTGSLEALNGTKKDFEMSHGRLQLRQERPLFNPVAPLKASEE; encoded by the coding sequence ATGTTGCGGGTAGCGACGGCATCCCTGTGTGTCTATTGCCGCAGAGCACAATCCTACCccctggccagcagggggcgctgctcCACCCCCGGGCCCGGTCTGGAGGAGAATAAGCTGACAGTGGACGCGCTGTACGACCTGTCGGTGGACATCCGCAAGATCCGGAAGCTAAAGGGCTGGGTGCTGCGGCAGAGTCCCGCCTATGTGCAGGAGACCGCCGCGCTGCTGCGGGATCTGGGCGCAGATGGGGCCGTGATCGCCCGCGTGCTGGAGCAGCACCCCGAGGCCGTCCTCTGCCGCCCCGAGCAGGTGAGGGCCCAGCAGGAGCTGTGGACGTCCGTCTGCCCCAACAACAGGGACCTGGTGGGCATCATCGAGAAGTTCCCCGCCTCCTTCTTCACGGtacatcaccatggcaaccagaaGGCCAATATCCAGTACTTCCAGAGCCTTCGCTTGAACAAGCGCATCATTGGCAAGCTGATGGCCAGCGCCCCTCAGAGCTTCAGCCACCCCGTGGAGCGTAACCGGGAGGTGGTGAGCACGCTGGAGGAGGCGTATCTTAGTCTCGGGGGCGAGCAGGCCAACATGAAGATCTGGCTGCAGAAGCTGCTGAGTCAGAACCCCTTCGTCCTCATGAAGCCCCCCGCAGCCATCCGGGAGAACCTGGCGTTTCTGCGGGAGAGAGGCTTCAGCAGCACCGAGCTCCTCCGGCTCATATCCAAGCTGAGGGGCTTCTTCTCCGAGCTGAGCACAGACAGCATGAGGGACACATTGGCCTACTCGCAGGAGGTGCTGCGGTGCTCcgaggaggagctgagggagaCCGTCCTGAAGTGCCCCGCCTTGCTGTACTTCCCCGTGCCCGTCCTGGCTGACCGCTTCAAGGGCCTGCTGAGCGCTGGCGTGAGCATGGCCCAGATCAGGGACACGCCCACCGTGCTGGAGCTGACCACTCAGATCGTGCTGTACCGCATCCAGAAGCTGCGTTCCTATGGTTACGATGTCAGGACAGGCAGCCTGGAGGCTCTGAACGGGACGAAAAAGGATTTTGAGATGAGCCACGGCAGACTGCAGCTCCGTCAGGAGCGGCCACTCTTTAACCCCGTCGCGCCCCTGAAGGCGTCAGAGGAGTGA
- the tnnt2c gene encoding troponin T2c, cardiac: MSDTEDIEQEFEEEAEEELAEEVQAEEEEEVEQAPEVPEEEESQETEEESREVVEEDIKPKPKMYVPNITPPKLPDGERVDFDDLHRKRVEKDFNDLQTLIELHFSNRQKEEEELVALRSRIEKRRADRAEQQRERAERERERQARLAEEKLRREEEASRIRAEEEARKKAVYSNKSFGGYLQKVEKKTGKKLTEREKKTKILMERRKPLNIDHLNQEKLAEKAQDLWQWMHQLYAEKFELMEKLKRQRYDIYVLRNRVSDHQRGSKATKTSRGAKGKGGSWK; this comes from the exons ATGTCTGACACAGAAGACATAGAGCAGGAGTtcgaggaggaggcagaggaggagctggccgAGGAGGTGCAggcggaggaagaggaggaagtaGAGCAGGCTCCAGAGGTTCcggaggaggaagagagccaggag acagaggaggagagcagggaagTTGTGGAGGAGGACATCAAGCCCAAGCCCAAGATGTACGTGCCCAACATCACTCCGCCAAAGCTGCCCGACGGCGAGCGGGTGGACTTTGACGACCTGCACCGCAAGCGTGTGGAGAAGGACTTCAACGACCTGCAGACCCTGATCGAGCTGCACTTCAGCAACCggcagaaggaggaggaggagctggtggccCTGCGGAGCCGCATCGAGAAGAGGCGGGCGGATCGCGCCGAGCAGCAGCGGGAGCGGGCCgagcgagagagggagcggCAGGCGCGGCTGGCTGAGGAGAAGCTCCGCCGCGAGGAGGAGGCTTCGCGAATCCGCGCCGAGGAGGAGGCGCGAAAGAAGGCCGTCTACTCCAACAAGTCCTTCGGCGGATACCTGCAGAAGGTGGAGAAGAAGACGGGCAAGAAGCtgacggagagagagaagaagaccAAGATCCTGATGGAGCGCAGGAAGCCGCTGAACATCGACCACCTCAACCAGGAGAAGCTGGCGGAGAAGGCCCAGGACCTGTGGCAGTGGATGCACCAGCTGTACGCTGAGAAGTTTGAGCTGATGGAGAAGCTCAAGAGACAGCGCTACGACATCTACGTCCTCCGAAACCGCGTCAGCGACCACCAGAGAGGCTCAAAGGCCACCAAGACCTCCCGCGGGGCCAAAGGCAAGGGGGGGTCGTGGAAGTGA
- the si:dkey-103i16.6 gene encoding NAD-dependent protein deacetylase sirtuin-3 — MSRRVSQAAVPRVTRSSTSQARQRQLGEPQDTGAALPRGRPSDSALAQDLSLMSMSEQKATSSRRGRPAKAPAHRPPPRAPATPRGGLHTVARMMKAGRCRNVLVVAGAGISTGSGIPDFRTPGTGLYANLEKYNIPYPEAIFNIDFFSSDPRPFLSLAKELYPGRHRPNYIHYFIRMLHHKGLLLRVYTQNIDGLEQMCGIPEEKLVEAHGSFASASCHLCYTPFPAQEAKKAIMNDSVPTCGFCQATVKPDVVFFGEDLPQKYFLHSKDFPKADLLIIMGTSLQIEPFASLVDSVRPGVPRLLLNRDAVGPFLRAPRRRGDYMELGDLGLTVRTLAQTLGWHSDIQGLMAAQEHASATPWPDTLPSVIGQEIANVSATRGTMESGPGAPEPISSEESDESETDRGSTCSGPSN, encoded by the exons ATGAGCAGACGGGTCTCCCAGGCTGCTGTCCCCAGAGTGACCCGCAGCTCCACCTCTCAGGCCAGGCAGAGGCAGCTAGGCGAGCCCCAGGACACAGGCGCGGCCCTGCCGAGAGGGAGGCCCTCAGACTCCGCCCTGGCCCAGGACCTCAGTCTGATGAGCATGAGCGAGCAGAAGGCCACATCGTCACG GAGAGGGAGGCCGGCAAAGGCCCCCGCACACAGGCCGCCCCCCCGGGCCCCGGCCACCCCGCGGGGGGGTCTGCACACCGTGGCGAGGATGATGAAGGCGGGGCGCTGCAGGAACGTGCTGGTGGTGGCGGGAGCCGGGATCAGCACCGGCAGCGGCATCCCAGACTTCcg GACACCTGGGACGGGACTGTACGCCAATCTGGAGAAGTACAACATCCCGTACCCCGAGGCCATCTTCAACATCGACTTCTTCTCCAGCGACCCGCGGCCCTTCCTGTCACTTGCCAAGGAGCTGTACCCCGGCCGGCACCGGCCCAACTACATCCACTACTTCATCCGCATGTTGCACCACAAGGGCCTGCTGCTGCGGGTCTACACCCAGAACATCGACGGGCTGGAACAGA tGTGTGGAATCCCAGAGGAGAAGCTGGTGGAGGCTCATGGGAGTTTTGCGTCTGCTTCCTGTCACCTGTGCTACACGCCGTTCCCAGCGCAGGAAGCCAAG aaagCCATAATGAACGACAGCGTTCCCACATGTGGCTTCTGCCAGGCCACGGTGAAACCCGACGTCGTGTTTTTCGGAGAGGATCTCCCTCAGAAGTACTTCCTGCATTCCAAAGACTTTCCCAAAGCCGACCTTCTCATCATAATGGGGACGTCTCTGCAG ATCGAGCCGTTTGCCAGCCTGGTGGACTCGGTGCGGCCCGGCGTTCCTCGGCTGCTGCTGAACCGGGACGCTGTGGGCCCGTTCCTGCGAGCGCCGCGCCGCCGGGGCGACTACATGGAGCTGGGAGACCTGGGGCTGACCGTCAGGACGCTCGCGCAGACGCTGGGCTGGCACAGCGACATCCAGGGCCTCATGGCGGCCCAGGAACACGCG TCCGCAACCCCATGGCCAGACACCCTTCCCTCCGTGATTGGCCAGGAGATAGCCAATGTTTCTGCTACGAGAGGAACCATGGAGTCCGGCCCTGGGGCTCCAGAGCCAATCAGCAGTGAGGAGAGTGAtgaatcagagacagacagggggagcACATGCTCTGGGCCCAGTaactga